One Micropterus dolomieu isolate WLL.071019.BEF.003 ecotype Adirondacks linkage group LG23, ASM2129224v1, whole genome shotgun sequence DNA window includes the following coding sequences:
- the LOC123963578 gene encoding ADP-ribosylation factor 4 has product MGLTISSLFSKFFGKKQMRILMVGLDAAGKTTILYKLKLGEIVTTIPTIGFNVETVEYKNICFTVWDVGGQDKIRPLWRHYFQNTQGLIFVVDSNDRERVAESAEELSKMIQEDELKEAVLLVFANKQDLPNAMGVSELTDKLGLHSLRSRTWHVQATCATQGTGLYEGLDWLSNELSKR; this is encoded by the exons atgggTCTGACGATCTCGTCTCTGTTCTCCAAGTTCTTCGGGAAGAAGCAGATGAGGATACTGATGG TCGGTTTGGACGCAGCTGGAAAAACAACGATCCTCTACAAACTGAAGCTCGGAGAGATCGTTACCACCATCCCGACTATCG gtttTAATGTGGAGACGGTCGAGTACAAGAACATCTGTTTCACTGTCTGGGACGTCGGTGGTCAGGACAAGATCCGACCTCTGTGGAGACACTACTTCCAGAACACACAG GGTCTGATCTTCGTGGTGGACAGTAACGACAGAGAGCGAGTAGCGGAGTCGGCCGAGGAGCTCTCTAAGATG ATCCAGGAGGACGAGCTGAAGGAGGCAGTTCTTCTTGTGTTTGCTAACAAACAGGATCTTCCCAACGCCATGGGAGTCAGCGAACTCACCGACAAACTGGGTCTGCACAGCCTGCGCAGCAGAACT TGGCACGTCCAGGCCACCTGTGCCACGCAGGGTACTGGTCTGTACGAGGGTCTGGACTGGCTCTCCAATGAGCTGTCAAAACGTTAG